In one window of Zhihengliuella sp. ISTPL4 DNA:
- a CDS encoding exodeoxyribonuclease VII small subunit has product MSAVNDTPVDTLSFEAARDELVRVVAELEQGAPTLEHSLALWERGEALAARCEEWLLGAKRRLEAARTATTDESDAS; this is encoded by the coding sequence GTGAGCGCCGTGAACGACACCCCCGTGGATACGCTGTCGTTCGAGGCGGCCCGCGACGAGCTCGTGCGGGTCGTCGCCGAGCTCGAACAGGGGGCACCGACCCTCGAACACTCGCTGGCCCTCTGGGAGCGCGGCGAGGCCCTGGCCGCCCGTTGCGAGGAGTGGCTGCTCGGCGCGAAGCGCCGCCTCGAGGCCGCTCGCACCGCCACCACCGACGAGAGCGACGCGTCATGA